DNA from Fusibacter sp. A1:
ATTTCTTAGAATTATTAGACTGACTAGAATGTTCCGTCTGTTTAAGTTAAATAGATATAACCAATCGTTAAACATGCTCAGTAGAGTAATACAGCGCGAGAAAGAACATTTGCAAGTTACACTCTTTGTAACGTTTCTATTGCTGTTAATAGCCAGTACACTCATGTATACATTTGAAAATCATGTTCAACCAGAGGCATTTAGCAATATTGTAGAAACGTTTTGGTGGGCAATTGCAACGCTTACTACGGTAGGTTATGGTGATGTTTATCCAATAACTGCTATTGGAAAAGTTCTATCAGGAATAATTGCACTACTTGGAATTGGTGTAGTAGCTTTACCAACAGGAATATTGAGTAGTGGGTTTTTGCAAGAGTTGAACGATCGAAAAGTAAGTGAATCAGATAAGTGTACTTGTCCTCATTGTGGGAAAACCTTTTAAGTGTGATTAACATATAAAAACTGGATGGTGAAATTTATGCGTGACTTTGAGGAAATTGCACATGCTGGTGGTAAAATCACAATTGAAATTGTTGATAATTCATATGGGTTTAATATTGAACATTCAATTCCTACAGCGTTTAAAGTAGGACAAATCAGGGAAGAGATATTTGGCATAGAAGTACCAATATTTATGATATCAGATAGTGAAGGAATGTATGGTTCATTGTGTAATAGTTGCGATTCTTATTTCAGGAGTGCTGTATTTATAGAAAAGTTGATTTGTCCATATTGTGGTATTAAGGACAATATAGGGGGGTTCTTTACTAAAAACCAGCAAATTTATATAAAAGTATATAAAGATACATTTTTAACAGCGATAATGCAGAAAAAAACAATGGTTATAGATTTTGATAGAATGAACAGTAATAAGCTAATGTTTAATACTAAAGTGTATTCAGAAATGAGACAGCAAACTAAATTCATATGTGATAACTGCTCAAATATAACAGATATTTTAGGCGTTTACGGATACTGTCCAAGATGCGGGGTTAGAAACACTTATAGTATATATAAGAAAAAATCAAATTTAATAAAAAGTAGTTTACAAAGTATTGAGGTGAAAAGAGATGAGCAACATGTAATAGCTGATACTTTGGCAGATTTATTAAAGCGATCGATTTCAAATTTTGATGGTTTCGGAAAAGATATAAAAAATGAACTAATTTCTAAGTTATGTATCGATAAAAAGAAGAACTTTAATAAGGAATTAAGTTTTCAGAGAGTAAAGCAAGCAGATGATATATTATTTAAGGAATATGGTATTGGATTGTTTGAAGGAATCAGTAGTGAGAATATTGAACTGATTATAAAAATGTTTCAAATAAGACATCTTTACGAGCACGGAAGCGGAATAATTGACGAGGAATATATAAAAAAATCTGGAGATAATACTGCAAAAATTGGAAGTCTTCTAAGAGTTGATTTATACGAGCTTAGAGATTTTTGCTTGACAATG
Protein-coding regions in this window:
- a CDS encoding ion transporter: MKQRIFEIIEPANNDDKASLLFDRIIVIMILINVLAIILESFESLSLSYGSTFRIIEVISVAVFTVEYVLRIWTAPLKYKSISKTKSVYRQIKSPMAIIDLLAILPFYLPMFIPIDLRFLRIIRLTRMFRLFKLNRYNQSLNMLSRVIQREKEHLQVTLFVTFLLLLIASTLMYTFENHVQPEAFSNIVETFWWAIATLTTVGYGDVYPITAIGKVLSGIIALLGIGVVALPTGILSSGFLQELNDRKVSESDKCTCPHCGKTF